One window of the Shewanella khirikhana genome contains the following:
- a CDS encoding polyamine aminopropyltransferase, whose amino-acid sequence MSNQTQSASATADAQSPAKHLGRADDALLLGIMAALAGCGLIYEYLLSHYAGRILGAMEAAIYTMIGLMIVAMGVGAFAARAIRNPFIGFALLELAVALLGAGSVLLCAAAIGLTQTLPQLLADTFGLPPDLMPNGGLLGALQKAAQYLPYVVGTLLGLMIGMEIPLIARVRQALSDEHLLHNAGTIYGADYIGAGAGAAIWVGLMLAMDIQLAAALTASVNLLAGFAFIFRFRARLKGFGWLLAGHILASFALVLLAVKGPPLEQDFNNLLYKDKVIYTEATRFQQLVFTERPRGQAEPVYALYLNGRLQFSTQDEHIYHGFLVWPPMMAAARQQRILIVGGGDGLAARDALRWNPQEVVLMDLDERLVKLFQSPPQTMPRRLAERLLRQNANALNDPRVRLIFDDAFNGIDRLIAAGEHFDVILVDLPDPNHPDLSKLYSDLFYRKLKEVLSHDGAIAIQSTSPWHATRAFLSIGKTLESAGFKVARYHQNVPSFGEWGWTLGTLNGSPEQRILDGTAPTHPWVNKEMIGAAFAFPPGFLLREQEVDINHFGTQVIYQYHLEAWKEESGINLF is encoded by the coding sequence GTGAGTAATCAGACGCAAAGCGCGTCGGCTACAGCCGACGCCCAGAGCCCGGCCAAACACCTTGGCCGGGCCGATGACGCGCTGCTGCTTGGCATTATGGCGGCGCTCGCAGGCTGCGGCCTGATTTACGAGTATCTGCTGAGCCACTATGCCGGGCGCATCCTTGGCGCCATGGAAGCGGCCATCTATACCATGATTGGTCTGATGATTGTGGCCATGGGTGTGGGCGCCTTTGCCGCCAGAGCCATTCGCAATCCTTTCATTGGCTTTGCCCTGCTGGAACTGGCAGTAGCGCTGCTTGGGGCCGGCAGCGTACTGCTGTGCGCCGCAGCCATTGGCCTCACCCAAACCCTGCCACAACTGCTTGCCGATACCTTTGGCCTGCCGCCGGATCTGATGCCAAATGGCGGCCTGTTGGGCGCGCTGCAAAAAGCTGCCCAGTATCTGCCCTATGTGGTAGGCACATTGCTGGGGCTGATGATTGGCATGGAAATTCCGCTGATTGCCCGGGTGCGTCAGGCGCTGTCAGATGAGCACCTGTTGCATAACGCCGGCACCATTTACGGCGCCGACTACATAGGTGCAGGCGCAGGCGCAGCCATCTGGGTCGGGCTGATGCTGGCAATGGATATTCAGCTAGCCGCAGCGCTCACCGCCAGCGTTAACCTGTTGGCGGGCTTTGCCTTTATCTTCCGTTTCCGAGCGCGCCTGAAAGGGTTTGGCTGGCTGCTTGCCGGGCATATTCTGGCATCCTTTGCCTTAGTGCTGCTCGCGGTAAAAGGGCCGCCACTGGAGCAGGACTTCAATAATCTGCTCTACAAGGACAAGGTTATCTACACCGAGGCCACCCGCTTTCAGCAGTTGGTGTTTACTGAACGCCCACGGGGACAGGCAGAGCCTGTGTATGCTTTGTACCTCAATGGTCGCTTGCAGTTTTCCACCCAGGATGAGCATATCTACCACGGCTTTTTGGTGTGGCCGCCAATGATGGCGGCGGCGCGTCAGCAGCGGATTTTGATTGTTGGCGGCGGTGACGGTCTGGCGGCACGGGATGCTCTGCGCTGGAACCCGCAGGAAGTGGTATTGATGGATTTGGACGAACGGCTGGTGAAGCTGTTTCAATCGCCGCCGCAGACCATGCCAAGACGCCTGGCCGAGCGGCTACTCCGCCAGAATGCCAATGCCCTCAACGACCCGCGGGTGCGGCTTATCTTTGATGATGCCTTTAACGGCATCGACCGCCTGATTGCAGCCGGTGAACACTTCGATGTGATTTTGGTGGACTTGCCGGACCCCAATCATCCGGACTTATCCAAACTCTATTCAGATTTGTTTTATCGCAAACTCAAAGAAGTGCTCAGCCACGATGGCGCCATTGCCATTCAGTCCACCTCGCCATGGCACGCCACCCGCGCCTTTTTGAGCATTGGCAAAACCCTCGAATCGGCGGGTTTTAAGGTGGCAAGATATCATCAGAATGTGCCCAGCTTCGGCGAATGGGGCTGGACCCTGGGCACCCTCAATGGCTCACCAGAGCAGCGGATTCTGGACGGCACTGCACCGACTCACCCCTGGGTGAACAAAGAGATGATTGGCGCAGCCTTTGCCTTCCCGCCCGGGTTTCTGCTGCGCGAGCAAGAGGTGGACATCAACCATTTCGGCACCCAGGTGATTTATCAATACCACCTGGAAGCCTGGAAAGAAGAGAGCGGTATCAACCTTTTTTAG
- a CDS encoding DUF350 domain-containing protein yields MTLLQDYGLTQELLIILAIDLAIAVLLLTAMRYLQGWSVKVNSSKELAEKDNFAFGISTAGAVLALGIVLTGAITGAAAPNYVTEAIGMGTYGLFGMLLIKVGRVMHDKIALNNIDKNAHILKGNVSVALVDAAAAVATAIIIRASLLWVDDLTINTFIAITTAFVVSQLMLVLLTRMRENRYSARNQGACMQEALAKGHTALAIRHSGHMLAMALTFNAASHFIVFEPTAYVVNLLGWLCFSVVMLLVLSLLLKLVKLLVLARINLADEVERQHNVGLAAVEVAISIAIALILTGLMA; encoded by the coding sequence ATGACACTGTTACAAGACTATGGCCTGACTCAGGAACTGCTGATCATATTGGCCATCGATCTGGCCATCGCTGTTCTGCTGCTCACCGCCATGCGCTATCTGCAGGGCTGGAGCGTCAAGGTAAACAGCAGCAAGGAACTGGCCGAAAAAGACAATTTCGCCTTCGGGATCAGCACAGCCGGCGCCGTGCTGGCACTGGGGATAGTGCTGACCGGTGCCATCACAGGCGCAGCGGCCCCCAACTATGTCACCGAAGCCATTGGCATGGGTACCTATGGCCTGTTTGGCATGCTGCTGATTAAAGTTGGCCGGGTGATGCACGACAAAATCGCCCTCAACAACATCGACAAAAACGCCCACATCCTCAAAGGCAATGTGTCTGTGGCGCTGGTGGATGCCGCCGCGGCTGTGGCCACCGCCATCATCATCCGCGCCAGCCTGCTGTGGGTGGACGATTTGACCATCAACACCTTTATCGCCATCACCACCGCCTTTGTGGTCTCGCAGCTGATGCTGGTTCTGCTGACACGGATGCGTGAAAACCGCTACAGCGCCCGCAATCAGGGCGCCTGTATGCAAGAAGCGCTGGCCAAAGGCCACACGGCCCTTGCTATCCGTCACTCAGGCCATATGCTCGCCATGGCACTCACCTTCAATGCCGCCAGCCACTTTATTGTGTTCGAGCCCACGGCCTATGTGGTTAACCTGCTTGGCTGGCTGTGCTTCTCAGTGGTAATGCTGCTGGTACTTAGCCTGCTGCTTAAGCTGGTGAAGCTGCTGGTGCTGGCACGTATTAACCTTGCCGATGAAGTAGAGCGCCAGCACAACGTGGGTCTTGCCGCAGTGGAAGTGGCCATCAGCATTGCGATTGCCCTTATCCTCACCGGGCTGATGGCCTGA